The Deltaproteobacteria bacterium genome segment CGAAGGGAGAGATGTACGACGCCAGCGCCTTCTGCGCGGGGATGCTGCTCGGCCACGGCGTGCGCGGCCTGCCGGTTCCGACCACGGCCGACGCGATCGCGCCCGCGGTCGAGGCGCTCGTGGCCAAGGGCCTCGCGCCGCGCACGATCGTCTGCTGTCCGCTGATGCACGGCACCGGGCTCTGGATCGGCGCGATGGTCACGCTGCACCTGGGCGGCACCGTGATCCTGCTCGAGGGCACGCACTTCGACTCGGACGAGCTGTTCGGCACCGTGGAGCGCGAGCGCGCGACGGATCTGGTGATCGTGGGCGACGCGTTCGCCAAGCCGATGCTGCGCGCGATCGAGGAAGCCGAGGCGCGCGGCAAGCCCTGGAACCTCGGGTCGCTGGCGATGATCGCGTCGTCCGGCGTGATGTTCACCTCCGAGGTCAAGCAGGCGCTGCTGCGCCGCCACGACATGATGCTCTTCGACATCATGGGCTCGACCGAAGGCGGCATGGGATCGAACATCACCACACGCGCGAACGCGACAGAGACCGCGAAGTTCAATCTGAATCCGAACGTGAAGGTGTTCGCTGACGACGGCCGCGAGGTCGCGCCGGGCTCGGGCGAGATCGGCATGATCGCCACCACCGGCAACGTGCCGATCGGGTACTACAAGGACCCGGAGAAATCCGAGCGCACCTTCCGGACCGTGAACGGCGTGCGGTACTCGTTCCCCGGCGACTACGCGAGCGTCGCCGCCGACGGCTCGATCACGCTGCTCGGGCGCGGCTCCGCCTGCATCAACTCCGGTGGCGAGAAGATCTTTCCGGAGGAGGTCGAAGAGGTCGTGAAGCTCCACCCCGCGGTGTACGACTGTCTCGTGGTCGGAGTTCCGGACGAGCGCTTCGGCGAGGCCGTGACGGCGGTCGCGAGCCTGCGCCCGGGAAGCTCCGCGGGCGAGGCCGACGTGCTCTCGAGCTGCCGTGGCAAGCTCTCGGCCTACAAGCTGCCCAAGCGCGTGCTCTTCGTGGACGTCGTGCAGCGCGCGCCG includes the following:
- a CDS encoding AMP-binding protein, translated to MYDASAFCAGMLLGHGVRGLPVPTTADAIAPAVEALVAKGLAPRTIVCCPLMHGTGLWIGAMVTLHLGGTVILLEGTHFDSDELFGTVERERATDLVIVGDAFAKPMLRAIEEAEARGKPWNLGSLAMIASSGVMFTSEVKQALLRRHDMMLFDIMGSTEGGMGSNITTRANATETAKFNLNPNVKVFADDGREVAPGSGEIGMIATTGNVPIGYYKDPEKSERTFRTVNGVRYSFPGDYASVAADGSITLLGRGSACINSGGEKIFPEEVEEVVKLHPAVYDCLVVGVPDERFGEAVTAVASLRPGSSAGEADVLSSCRGKLSAYKLPKRVLFVDVVQRAPNGKADYKWAKEHALATLGIARR